In Diachasmimorpha longicaudata isolate KC_UGA_2023 chromosome 7, iyDiaLong2, whole genome shotgun sequence, the following proteins share a genomic window:
- the LOC135164283 gene encoding protein scribble homolog isoform X2, with translation MSKKIESFRRVGSRESICALEREDTVNNNNHESNNNNTDKSQENRKNDGKLLSRRSPSPFKSFFIRMGSTGMLNSTKTMRKSSNCDDRLKTTDKETLFRSCSTSQLNTSPTYVKGDDPSEGIDLQIAHRKDKTMSCDNLVDNHDDDVFEEISMTSSSRRSSSSGFGACDFNDTRNDSLRKSSSCDFKETKRCNFPYAFLRSKLSVLPEERNGPPQTKEDRLFKATSEEHFPVLKIDESFDGTTTLGRRRSKHTNGDNPQTPRFSRNSYAEYRSGRASSSLSKCDPDRYSLNPSNLERMEDTLKREERCYSPFIRPPRNVQPTLTESTQETSDYPQIDNYRLSETSSLGAELDVIATLRNHRRNSAPCPEQRLSSHYVSSNESGYDSDGAGRGESTATFENETVSLKCTDSSDTSSVIDSELEKPMRSSTPSECRDVTSNLSVKAIKSVRSVSDMNEGIDGLRWHQSTSGRLLPSIHQGAYDDSPSNRLSLCSDSVQSIKIEQQQVDCTPPHRVRLQQDKTRFLSDIIQPPRRVRRCRAVQLMRRDGKDSLGIRLAQQHGGEMKYIVVQLENDGIAHRDGRLRLGDEIVEVEGKELRTLKTLEEVQEFLKSFTGNKVRLTTAYEETVPEGYTETTAIPKEYEHLENAKNLSNASQMDNQRQCDVSGDRVEVDKQVDALQRKRPNYLPLTCVTKARKDPVEPTPDADQYLTRHAARFEKGIGKPSLGFSVVGGRDSPRGEMGIFVRRVFPGGQADSSKALFQGDEILSLNGKQLRGCTHQEVIELFKAVREGVVELEIARRHRYPKTALKSAPY, from the exons ATGagcaaaaaaatcgaatccTTCCGGCGTGTCGGCTCGAGAGAGTCCATCTGTGCACTCGAACGTGAAGACACCGTTAACAATAACAATCACGAgagtaataacaataataccGATAAATCCCAGGAGAATCGTAAAAATGATGGTAAATTGTTGTCAAGACGATCACCATCGCCGTTCAAATCATTCTTCATCAGAATGGGTTCAACCGGAATGTTGAACTCCACTAAAACAATGAGAAAATCTTCCAACTGTGATGATAGACTAAAAACCACTGATAAGGAAACACTATTCAGAAGCTGCAGTACATCACAATTGAATACGAGTCCAACTTATGTCAAAGGTGACGATCCCTCGGAGGGAATTGATCTTCAGATTGCTCATAGAAAAGACAAGACAATGTCCTGTGATAATCTTGTGGATAATCACGACGATGATGTTTTCGAGGAAATATCGATGACCTCATCATCGAGAAGATCATCATCCTCGGGTTTTGGTGCTTGTGATTTCAACGATACGCGAAATGATTCACTGAGAAAATCGAGTAGTTGTGACTTCAAGGAAACAAAGAGATGTAACTTTCCCTATGCCTTCTTGCGTTCAAAATTATCCGTCCTACCAGAAGAACGAAATGGTCCTCCACAGACGAAGGAGGATCGTCTCTTCAAAGCCACCTCCGAGGAGCATTTTCCAGTTTTAAAAATCGACGAGTCCTTCGATGGTACAACGACCCTGGGCAGACGACGGAGTAAACACACGAACGGGGATAATCCTCAAACACCTAGATTCAGCCGGAATTCATACGCCGAGTATAGAAGTGGTAGGGCATCCAGTAGTCTCAGTAAGTGTGACCCAGACAGGTACAGTCTCAATCCGAGTAACCTAGAGCGAATGGAGGACACATTGAAACGCGAGGAGAGATGCTACAGTCCATTTATACGTCCACCAAGAAATGTACAACCAACGCTCACCGAATCCACCCAAGAGACATCAGACTACCCGCAAATCGATAATTACAGATTATCGGAGACGTCTTCCCTGGGTGCCGAGTTGGATGTCATAGCGACACTGAGAAATCATCGGCGCAACTCGGCCCCCTGTCCTGAGCAAAGACTGTCATCGCATTACGTCAGTTCTAACGAATCGGGGTATGATTCGGACGGTGCAGGAAGGGGTGAATCGACCGCAACATTTGAGAATGAAACAGTTAGTTTGAAGTGTACAGATAGCTCTGACACTAGTAGTGTTATTGATTCGGAGCTTGAGAAACCAATGAGAAGTTCGACGCCTAGTGAGTGCCGCGATGTGACCAGTAATCTCAGTGTTAAGGCGATTAAATCCGTTAGAAGTGTGTCTGATATGAACGAGGGAATTGATGGCCTCAGGTGGCATCAGAGCACATCTGGCAGACTGTTGCCGAGCATTCATCAGGGCGCGTACGATGATAGCCCGTCAAATCGATTATCATTGTGCTCGGATAGCGTGCAGAGTATTAAGATAGAGCAGCAGCAGGTGGATTGTACACCGCCTCATCGGGTTAGACTCCAGCAGGATAAAACCAGATTTCTGAGTGACATTATTCAGCCACCGAGAAGGGTTAGGAGATGTCGAGCGGTGCAGTTGATGAGGAGGGATGGCAAGGATAGTCTGGGGATTAGATTGGCTCAGCAACATGGAGGGGAGATGAAGTATATTGTTGTGCAGTTGGAGAATGACGGAATTGCACACAG GGATGGAAGATTACGTTTAGGTGATGAAATAGTCGAAGTAGAAGGTAAAGAATTGCGAACACTGAAAACCCTCGAGGAAGTACAGGAATTCCTTAAGTCATTTACGGGTAATAAGGTGCGACTGACTACGGCGTACGAGGAAACCGTACCCGAGGGATATACAGAGACAACAGCTATCCCCAAGGAGTACGAACACCTTGAGAATGCCAAGAATCTCTCAAATGCATCACAAATGGATAATCAGAGGCAGTGTGATGTATCGGGTGATCGAGTGGAGGTGGATAAGCAGGTGGATGCTTTGCAGAGGAAACGGCCAAATTATCTTCCATTAACGTGTGTTACGAAGGCTAGAAAGGATCCTGTTGAACCTACACCGGATGCCGACCAGTACTTGACGAGACATGCTGCGAGATTCGAGAAGGGCATTGGAAAGCCGAGTCTTGGGTTCAGCGTTGTTGGTGGCAGAGACAGCCCGAGGGGAGAGATGGGAATTTTTGTGAGGCGAGTGTTTCCTGGAGGCCAGGCGGACTCCTCCAAGGCCCTCTTCCAAG GAGATGAAATTCTTAGTCTCAATGGCAAACAGTTGCGGGGGTGTACGCATCAGGAAGTTATTGAGTTGTTCAAGGCTGTTAGGGAAGGGGTAGTGGAGCTGGAAATCGCTAGGAGGCAtag GTATCCAAAGACTGCATTGAAATCAGCGCCGTACTAG
- the LOC135164286 gene encoding uncharacterized protein LOC135164286 isoform X1, which yields MRWFKGNAEAPRLLSLSPLRGDDDIEGESLHFHGTTGTRDMSPVRWSRRKSSGSESERNCYNVQTSQVTTEKCPSKKDKKKIQEERRRSCEKRNPLLDRVKNTRLSFFKDKLPDDDFEEDEKSHFRSMCDLDKRNLMRSDFRRSVCEIDLKKITEEEKTQAKRKRRSKSNTRVPSRKNLDDRFSFLGFGSSPSGKSCWCKEEPESPITRKSFHERKHLSKDCEPHGTSDLTETEESEAQPEGSQFDTVTPSSCLAAKFRAMQDRYLKSSTNRLIAKIYRRDGKDRDKRRLRSFSYGTLPGLDELRTNPLFEDQDQDDNDSGILDNGSATSSLLDDRCSSGASGLITNMTSDSSPPQLPPRKPTSSITDSTRGTQGYLDTCPDLEMPIVRKSSTDLSKYHARMMMQNACLGIEKNPLGCLSQATNDEVIQRVETMEDSSRMKEDKRSKRLSVVRSRSYTTETMVVKLPRESVDQSLGIFIAKTAENSPGYLVAHVVPNGLADKEGTLKIGDEILIVNGKRLRGLDMGEARKVLGSGNAPGEVDIVISRYTSIDPPKRLKESSVDYENVSMEQGQGVIVENASSPRSHFRKHHSRHHRDRKSSSNRSISPEKSSSMEGTPPAVSNFCTLPRRPRSSVSSFHTVVFEKGPGKKSLGFTIVGGRDSPKGSIGIFIKSVLPGGQAAEDGRLRAGDEILAVNGQVSHDLTHREAVQLFRSIKSGPLALHLCRRVKQRDVQITKAKSCADLLLVDS from the exons ACATGTCTCCAGTCCGGTGGTCACGTAGGAAGTCCTCGGGCTCTGAGTCAGAGAGAAACTGCTACAACGTACAAACGTCCCAGGTGACAACGGAGAAGTGTCCAAGCAAGAAGGACAAGAAGAAAATTCAAGAGGAACGTAGGAGATCATGCGAGAAGAGAAATCCACTGTTGGACAGGGTCAAGAATACCAGACTGAGTTTCTTCAAGGACAAATTGCCGGACGATGACTTTGAGGAAGACGAAAAGTCTCACTTTCGATCAATGTGCGACCTTGATAAGCGCAACCTGATGAGGAGTGACTTCAGGAGATCGGTATGTGAgattgatttgaaaaaaataactgagGAGGAGAAGACACAGGCGAAGAGAAAAAGAAGATCAAAATCCAATACACGAGTGCCTTCCCGTAAGAATCTAGACGACAGATTCAGTTTTTTGGGCTTTGGCTCTTCTCCATCAGGAAAATCATGCTGGTGCAAAGAGGAGCCCGAGTCCCCAATAACGAGGAAAAGTTTTCATGAACGCAAACACCTGTCAAAGGACTGTGAGCCCCATGGAACATCGGACTTGACAGAGACAGAAGAATCAGAGGCCCAACCTGAGGGATCACAGTTTGACACTGTAACGCCATCGAGCTGCTTGGCAGCTAAATTCCGAGCGATGCAGGATCGTTACCTGAAGTCCTCAACCAACAGGTTGATCGCAAAAATCTACAGGCGAGATGGTAAAGACAGAGATAAACGTAGACTCCGTAGTTTCTCGTACGGAACCCTACCGGGCTTGGATGAACTACGTACAAATCCACTGTTCGAAGATCAAGATCAGGACGATAATGACTCTGGTATTCTCGATAATGGTTCAGCAACGAGTTCACTCCTCGACGATAGATGCAGTAGTGGAGCTTCTGGCTTGATCACAAACATGACCAGTGATTCATCACCCCCTCAGCTACCACCGAGAAAGCCAACGTCATCCATCACCGATTCAACTCGTGGTACACAGGGATACCTGGATACATGTCCAGATCTGGAGATGCCAATCGTTAGAAAATCGAGCACTGATTTATCTAAGTATCATGCAAGGATGATGATGCAGAATGCGTGCTTGGGAATTGAAAAGAATCCTCTGGGTTGTCTCAGTCAAGCAACTAATGATGAAGTTATTCAGCGTGTAGAAACGATGGAGGATTCATCGAGAATGAAAGAGGATAAAAGAAGTAAGCGATTATCTGTGGTGAGGTCTAGGTCTTACACCACTGAGACTATGGTGGTGAAGCTTCCTAGGGAGTCTGTGGACCAATCTCTGGGGATTTTCATCGCCAAAACTGCGGAGAATAGTCCTGGGTATCTTGTAGCGCACGTTGTACCCAATGGACTTGCTGATAAGGAGGGAACCCTGAAGATTGGGGATGAGATTCTCATAGTCAATGGGAAGAGGCTCCGGGGGCTGGACATGGGAGAGGCGAGGAAAGTGCTTGGCAGTGGGAATGCCCCTGGAGAAGTGGATATTGTCATATCCAGGTACACGAGTATTGATCCCCCGAAGAGATTGAAGGAGAGCAGTGTAGATTATGAGAATGTCAGCATGGAGCAGGGACAGGGGGTGATTGTGGAGAATGCAAGTTCTCCAAGATCTCACTTCAGAAAACACCACTCGAGGCACCATCGCGATAGGAAGAGTAGCTCGAATCGCTCCATCTCACCTGAGAAAAGCAGTTCGATGGAGGGAACACCACCGGCTGTTTCGAATTTTTGCACTCTCCCACGAAGACCACGTAGTTCAGTATCGTCGTTTCACACGGTTGTCTTTGAAAAAGGCCCTGGTAAAAAATCACTGGGCTTTACCATAGTCGGGGGAAGGGACAGCCCTAAAGGAAGCATCg GCATCTTCATTAAGTCAGTATTGCCCGGTGGCCAGGCTGCTGAGGATGGACGATTGCGGGCGGGCGATGAAATTCTGGCGGTCAATGGACAGGTTTCTCACGATCTCACGCATCGCGAAGCTGTACAATTGTTCCGCAGCATCAAGAGTGGTCCACTTGCATTGCATTTGTGTAGGAGAGTCAAGCAACGGGATGTTCA GATAACAAAGGCGAAATCCTGCGCAGATCTCCTCTTAGTTGACTCTTAA
- the LOC135164286 gene encoding multiple PDZ domain protein-like isoform X2: MPPNGTINAEVFSTRMRFLKYMSPVRWSRRKSSGSESERNCYNVQTSQVTTEKCPSKKDKKKIQEERRRSCEKRNPLLDRVKNTRLSFFKDKLPDDDFEEDEKSHFRSMCDLDKRNLMRSDFRRSVCEIDLKKITEEEKTQAKRKRRSKSNTRVPSRKNLDDRFSFLGFGSSPSGKSCWCKEEPESPITRKSFHERKHLSKDCEPHGTSDLTETEESEAQPEGSQFDTVTPSSCLAAKFRAMQDRYLKSSTNRLIAKIYRRDGKDRDKRRLRSFSYGTLPGLDELRTNPLFEDQDQDDNDSGILDNGSATSSLLDDRCSSGASGLITNMTSDSSPPQLPPRKPTSSITDSTRGTQGYLDTCPDLEMPIVRKSSTDLSKYHARMMMQNACLGIEKNPLGCLSQATNDEVIQRVETMEDSSRMKEDKRSKRLSVVRSRSYTTETMVVKLPRESVDQSLGIFIAKTAENSPGYLVAHVVPNGLADKEGTLKIGDEILIVNGKRLRGLDMGEARKVLGSGNAPGEVDIVISRYTSIDPPKRLKESSVDYENVSMEQGQGVIVENASSPRSHFRKHHSRHHRDRKSSSNRSISPEKSSSMEGTPPAVSNFCTLPRRPRSSVSSFHTVVFEKGPGKKSLGFTIVGGRDSPKGSIGIFIKSVLPGGQAAEDGRLRAGDEILAVNGQVSHDLTHREAVQLFRSIKSGPLALHLCRRVKQRDVQITKAKSCADLLLVDS; the protein is encoded by the exons ATGCCACCGAACGGAACCATCAACGCGGAAGTATTCTCAACGAGGATGAGATTTCTCAAGT ACATGTCTCCAGTCCGGTGGTCACGTAGGAAGTCCTCGGGCTCTGAGTCAGAGAGAAACTGCTACAACGTACAAACGTCCCAGGTGACAACGGAGAAGTGTCCAAGCAAGAAGGACAAGAAGAAAATTCAAGAGGAACGTAGGAGATCATGCGAGAAGAGAAATCCACTGTTGGACAGGGTCAAGAATACCAGACTGAGTTTCTTCAAGGACAAATTGCCGGACGATGACTTTGAGGAAGACGAAAAGTCTCACTTTCGATCAATGTGCGACCTTGATAAGCGCAACCTGATGAGGAGTGACTTCAGGAGATCGGTATGTGAgattgatttgaaaaaaataactgagGAGGAGAAGACACAGGCGAAGAGAAAAAGAAGATCAAAATCCAATACACGAGTGCCTTCCCGTAAGAATCTAGACGACAGATTCAGTTTTTTGGGCTTTGGCTCTTCTCCATCAGGAAAATCATGCTGGTGCAAAGAGGAGCCCGAGTCCCCAATAACGAGGAAAAGTTTTCATGAACGCAAACACCTGTCAAAGGACTGTGAGCCCCATGGAACATCGGACTTGACAGAGACAGAAGAATCAGAGGCCCAACCTGAGGGATCACAGTTTGACACTGTAACGCCATCGAGCTGCTTGGCAGCTAAATTCCGAGCGATGCAGGATCGTTACCTGAAGTCCTCAACCAACAGGTTGATCGCAAAAATCTACAGGCGAGATGGTAAAGACAGAGATAAACGTAGACTCCGTAGTTTCTCGTACGGAACCCTACCGGGCTTGGATGAACTACGTACAAATCCACTGTTCGAAGATCAAGATCAGGACGATAATGACTCTGGTATTCTCGATAATGGTTCAGCAACGAGTTCACTCCTCGACGATAGATGCAGTAGTGGAGCTTCTGGCTTGATCACAAACATGACCAGTGATTCATCACCCCCTCAGCTACCACCGAGAAAGCCAACGTCATCCATCACCGATTCAACTCGTGGTACACAGGGATACCTGGATACATGTCCAGATCTGGAGATGCCAATCGTTAGAAAATCGAGCACTGATTTATCTAAGTATCATGCAAGGATGATGATGCAGAATGCGTGCTTGGGAATTGAAAAGAATCCTCTGGGTTGTCTCAGTCAAGCAACTAATGATGAAGTTATTCAGCGTGTAGAAACGATGGAGGATTCATCGAGAATGAAAGAGGATAAAAGAAGTAAGCGATTATCTGTGGTGAGGTCTAGGTCTTACACCACTGAGACTATGGTGGTGAAGCTTCCTAGGGAGTCTGTGGACCAATCTCTGGGGATTTTCATCGCCAAAACTGCGGAGAATAGTCCTGGGTATCTTGTAGCGCACGTTGTACCCAATGGACTTGCTGATAAGGAGGGAACCCTGAAGATTGGGGATGAGATTCTCATAGTCAATGGGAAGAGGCTCCGGGGGCTGGACATGGGAGAGGCGAGGAAAGTGCTTGGCAGTGGGAATGCCCCTGGAGAAGTGGATATTGTCATATCCAGGTACACGAGTATTGATCCCCCGAAGAGATTGAAGGAGAGCAGTGTAGATTATGAGAATGTCAGCATGGAGCAGGGACAGGGGGTGATTGTGGAGAATGCAAGTTCTCCAAGATCTCACTTCAGAAAACACCACTCGAGGCACCATCGCGATAGGAAGAGTAGCTCGAATCGCTCCATCTCACCTGAGAAAAGCAGTTCGATGGAGGGAACACCACCGGCTGTTTCGAATTTTTGCACTCTCCCACGAAGACCACGTAGTTCAGTATCGTCGTTTCACACGGTTGTCTTTGAAAAAGGCCCTGGTAAAAAATCACTGGGCTTTACCATAGTCGGGGGAAGGGACAGCCCTAAAGGAAGCATCg GCATCTTCATTAAGTCAGTATTGCCCGGTGGCCAGGCTGCTGAGGATGGACGATTGCGGGCGGGCGATGAAATTCTGGCGGTCAATGGACAGGTTTCTCACGATCTCACGCATCGCGAAGCTGTACAATTGTTCCGCAGCATCAAGAGTGGTCCACTTGCATTGCATTTGTGTAGGAGAGTCAAGCAACGGGATGTTCA GATAACAAAGGCGAAATCCTGCGCAGATCTCCTCTTAGTTGACTCTTAA
- the LOC135164286 gene encoding multiple PDZ domain protein-like isoform X3: MSPVRWSRRKSSGSESERNCYNVQTSQVTTEKCPSKKDKKKIQEERRRSCEKRNPLLDRVKNTRLSFFKDKLPDDDFEEDEKSHFRSMCDLDKRNLMRSDFRRSVCEIDLKKITEEEKTQAKRKRRSKSNTRVPSRKNLDDRFSFLGFGSSPSGKSCWCKEEPESPITRKSFHERKHLSKDCEPHGTSDLTETEESEAQPEGSQFDTVTPSSCLAAKFRAMQDRYLKSSTNRLIAKIYRRDGKDRDKRRLRSFSYGTLPGLDELRTNPLFEDQDQDDNDSGILDNGSATSSLLDDRCSSGASGLITNMTSDSSPPQLPPRKPTSSITDSTRGTQGYLDTCPDLEMPIVRKSSTDLSKYHARMMMQNACLGIEKNPLGCLSQATNDEVIQRVETMEDSSRMKEDKRSKRLSVVRSRSYTTETMVVKLPRESVDQSLGIFIAKTAENSPGYLVAHVVPNGLADKEGTLKIGDEILIVNGKRLRGLDMGEARKVLGSGNAPGEVDIVISRYTSIDPPKRLKESSVDYENVSMEQGQGVIVENASSPRSHFRKHHSRHHRDRKSSSNRSISPEKSSSMEGTPPAVSNFCTLPRRPRSSVSSFHTVVFEKGPGKKSLGFTIVGGRDSPKGSIGIFIKSVLPGGQAAEDGRLRAGDEILAVNGQVSHDLTHREAVQLFRSIKSGPLALHLCRRVKQRDVQITKAKSCADLLLVDS; this comes from the exons ATGTCTCCAGTCCGGTGGTCACGTAGGAAGTCCTCGGGCTCTGAGTCAGAGAGAAACTGCTACAACGTACAAACGTCCCAGGTGACAACGGAGAAGTGTCCAAGCAAGAAGGACAAGAAGAAAATTCAAGAGGAACGTAGGAGATCATGCGAGAAGAGAAATCCACTGTTGGACAGGGTCAAGAATACCAGACTGAGTTTCTTCAAGGACAAATTGCCGGACGATGACTTTGAGGAAGACGAAAAGTCTCACTTTCGATCAATGTGCGACCTTGATAAGCGCAACCTGATGAGGAGTGACTTCAGGAGATCGGTATGTGAgattgatttgaaaaaaataactgagGAGGAGAAGACACAGGCGAAGAGAAAAAGAAGATCAAAATCCAATACACGAGTGCCTTCCCGTAAGAATCTAGACGACAGATTCAGTTTTTTGGGCTTTGGCTCTTCTCCATCAGGAAAATCATGCTGGTGCAAAGAGGAGCCCGAGTCCCCAATAACGAGGAAAAGTTTTCATGAACGCAAACACCTGTCAAAGGACTGTGAGCCCCATGGAACATCGGACTTGACAGAGACAGAAGAATCAGAGGCCCAACCTGAGGGATCACAGTTTGACACTGTAACGCCATCGAGCTGCTTGGCAGCTAAATTCCGAGCGATGCAGGATCGTTACCTGAAGTCCTCAACCAACAGGTTGATCGCAAAAATCTACAGGCGAGATGGTAAAGACAGAGATAAACGTAGACTCCGTAGTTTCTCGTACGGAACCCTACCGGGCTTGGATGAACTACGTACAAATCCACTGTTCGAAGATCAAGATCAGGACGATAATGACTCTGGTATTCTCGATAATGGTTCAGCAACGAGTTCACTCCTCGACGATAGATGCAGTAGTGGAGCTTCTGGCTTGATCACAAACATGACCAGTGATTCATCACCCCCTCAGCTACCACCGAGAAAGCCAACGTCATCCATCACCGATTCAACTCGTGGTACACAGGGATACCTGGATACATGTCCAGATCTGGAGATGCCAATCGTTAGAAAATCGAGCACTGATTTATCTAAGTATCATGCAAGGATGATGATGCAGAATGCGTGCTTGGGAATTGAAAAGAATCCTCTGGGTTGTCTCAGTCAAGCAACTAATGATGAAGTTATTCAGCGTGTAGAAACGATGGAGGATTCATCGAGAATGAAAGAGGATAAAAGAAGTAAGCGATTATCTGTGGTGAGGTCTAGGTCTTACACCACTGAGACTATGGTGGTGAAGCTTCCTAGGGAGTCTGTGGACCAATCTCTGGGGATTTTCATCGCCAAAACTGCGGAGAATAGTCCTGGGTATCTTGTAGCGCACGTTGTACCCAATGGACTTGCTGATAAGGAGGGAACCCTGAAGATTGGGGATGAGATTCTCATAGTCAATGGGAAGAGGCTCCGGGGGCTGGACATGGGAGAGGCGAGGAAAGTGCTTGGCAGTGGGAATGCCCCTGGAGAAGTGGATATTGTCATATCCAGGTACACGAGTATTGATCCCCCGAAGAGATTGAAGGAGAGCAGTGTAGATTATGAGAATGTCAGCATGGAGCAGGGACAGGGGGTGATTGTGGAGAATGCAAGTTCTCCAAGATCTCACTTCAGAAAACACCACTCGAGGCACCATCGCGATAGGAAGAGTAGCTCGAATCGCTCCATCTCACCTGAGAAAAGCAGTTCGATGGAGGGAACACCACCGGCTGTTTCGAATTTTTGCACTCTCCCACGAAGACCACGTAGTTCAGTATCGTCGTTTCACACGGTTGTCTTTGAAAAAGGCCCTGGTAAAAAATCACTGGGCTTTACCATAGTCGGGGGAAGGGACAGCCCTAAAGGAAGCATCg GCATCTTCATTAAGTCAGTATTGCCCGGTGGCCAGGCTGCTGAGGATGGACGATTGCGGGCGGGCGATGAAATTCTGGCGGTCAATGGACAGGTTTCTCACGATCTCACGCATCGCGAAGCTGTACAATTGTTCCGCAGCATCAAGAGTGGTCCACTTGCATTGCATTTGTGTAGGAGAGTCAAGCAACGGGATGTTCA GATAACAAAGGCGAAATCCTGCGCAGATCTCCTCTTAGTTGACTCTTAA